The region AAGCAAGTCTTTCCAAAACTTCTTAGCTACCATCGGGACCCGGTCGACGAGGACCTCCGTCGCGTACCCACAAGGTAACGGGCAGGTCGAGAATGCCAATCGAACCATCTTGAATGGGCTTAAAAGGAAACTCGATTCTGCAGGTCAGAACTGGGCTGAGGAGTTGCCTTACATATTGTGGGCATACCGAACTACGCCGAGAGAAGCAACGAAAGAAACCCTGTTCGCGTTGGTATACGGCGCCGAGGCCCGGCTCCCGATCGAAGCTTGGATCCCTACAAGAAGAGAAAGGGAGTTCGAGCCGACCGAGAACGAGATGTTGATGGCGAGCGATCTGGATAATTTGGAAGACCGGAGGCAAATCGCAGCTCGAAGGATAGCAAACTATCAGCAAAGAGTGAAGACGTATCATGATTCCCGCACACAGCCCCGATACTTCCAAGTGGGGGACTATGTTCTACGTCGGAGGGAAGCCAGTAGGCCTCAAGAAGGCGGCAAGCTAGCGCAGACCTGGGAGGGGCCATGTGTCATCACTACCGTGATTCGCCCGGGAACCTATCGCCTAGAGACCACTACGGGAAAGGCCGTGGACCGCATATGGAACTCCGAGAATTTAGTCTTGTACCGACACTAAATGTATTTTGCATTCACGATCTCTATGCAGACATTTAATGAAAAATGGTTTTAAAGGTCGAAAAGACCATGGCCTAAAGTTTCGGGCTTGAAAGCGGCCGTAAGGTCCTAACTCGGTTTAGGAAAAAATCGAGACATGCCAAAGGCATGGGGGTCGAAAAGGCCCCAAAGGTCGAGAAGACCACAAAGGTCGACAAGACCCCGGCCTGCCATAGGCTCAGATAGGATCGAAAATATCCGGTTTAAGGTCGAAAAGACCCCGGCCTGCCATAGGCTCGGATAAGATCGAAAAGATCCCGTTTAAAGTCGAAAAGACCCCCGCCTACCATGGGCTTGACCCTGATCAGGTCTCGCTCCCCAACCTCGGCGCCGAGCGTAAACCAACTAAGACAACGCTCAGACAAGTGTTGATTAGTTCGCAATCGCCGAGCgttttaactaaaataataaaacataaaagtaACATTGACAGCAAGTCGGAGGGAAAAGTTTGATAGATTAAACGGAAATTAAGTCAAATGCTCAGCACAAGCCAGGTCGAGCTCTGGCAGATCTAAGAAAATCGCAAAATAAACCCGGGGCCTTGGAACCTTCAGCCTTTGGTTGGAGCAGGAGCCTCGGCGCCGGGTGCCGGATCGGCGTATGGCATAGGACCCGGGGCAGGCACCTGGTCGGGAATAACCCCCATGATGGTCGCGAGGTCGTTCTCGTTTATGGACTCCTCAAGCGCCTCATGGATCTCCCGTTGCATCTCGTAACGGCCCTTGGCATACGCCCATTCCCCGTAGCGCCAAGCGAGTCCCTCCCCAACCTCGTTGTGAATAAACGCTCGGAAGTAAGCATCGGCCTCCTGAGGATTGCAACACAAGAAGCCGGTTAGGTTGGCATAACTCGACATGCACTCATTCAGCTCAGCGGCTTCAAGCTTGGCCGCCTCGACCTCGTGTTCCGCTTGAGCGACCCGCCCTTCCAAGGCCTGCACTTTCTCGCCCAGCTCCTTGTCCTTTGCTGCGAGACTTTCTTTCAGAGGAATAACCTCCTTGCGAACCACATTCTCCGCCGCTTTAGCGCGGCAAAACAGGTCGTTGGTCGTGTGGGATAACTGCAAAAACCATGAATAGTTAGCGACATCTcgtaaaataagataaataatatCATAAGCGCGAAAGTCTTACCCAGAGGACGTTTTGAGCTATCATTTCTCCGACCTGATCCGTTTCCAGATCCCTGATGGCTTCGCGGGTCGGGATCACACTGCGAACTTTGTCCAAAAAGTTCGCCGTCTGCTCACCGCCTTCTCGGAGGGCGTCGAGAACGGGAGTCGAGCCACGGGTGCCCAGGCACTTTTACCTCTCTGGTGGAATCTCCTCCACCTCCAGATCTACTGCCTTCTCCTTACGGCGAGTGGCGGCGCGACTAACTTGGAGATCCGTCGCGGATGGAGGCCACCCGGTAAAGCCGGAAGGCAAAGCCGGGGAAACCGGGCGCTCGGTAGCCGCCTCTGTAGATAGCGCCGTCTTactgccccccccccccccaaggtTACCTTGGGACGTGGTTTTTTAGGACTGCTGGGGGCGGGGGCAAAGCTCCGCTCAAGCACCATCTCTGCAAAGATAAAACATCCAATCAATAACCGTTTAAAGGTTACAAGGGAAACCGACCTAAACGCGTAACCCGACCTTGATCGGTTGGCTCGACCGCAGGGGTCGTAGTGCTCGGGCCGACCATCTTCTTCGGGACCTACTTCTCGGGTTGACTGTAGTCCGGAGGCTCCAGGTGAGTGGCCTCGACGCTCTCGGGGGAGCGGAAAACCCAGTACTCATAGGATTCCGCGGATATCTTCACGACCGCGTTCTTCAGAGCTCGAGTCGCTGTCAGGTATTTATGCTTCGTATAATGCTCCGACCAGACCCGAGGTACCGGTAATTTCCACGGGTACTTCACAGAAACTATACGATTCTTCCAACCTTTATTGTTGTCCGGAAGGTCAGGGATCGAGCAGAAGTACCCCCGAGATTGGGCCATCAAGAACCCGCTCCCATGCTTTAAGGGGATGTGGCGAATAGcgaaaataaagttaaaaagctCCATGGTGCAAGGGACGTTGTGCCGAGCACAGATTTGAGGAAAACAGGCTATTATGCGATGGGCATTTGGCGCAATTTGGCCGGGAAGGACTCTATAGTGCTCTAGAAAGGCCAAAAGAAAGGGTGAGAAAGGGAAAGTGAGGGGGCTTTAATGGAGTCTAGGTGCAACCCAATCCAATCACCCTGCGTGCGGTCAATAACATCCCCCAAAGACCTTCTGGTCTGAAACTCTACATGACCGGTCAAAAGGGCTTTTGTCTCTTCCAACTCGGAAATAGAGAGTAGGCAAGGGTGGTTGCGGACGTCGTCGCTATTTAGGGGTACAAGGTCGCCCCCAGTAGACGCAGAAGGCTGAGAGGAAGAAGGTTGAGTCGAAATCGGAACAGAGACAGCCTCCGAGGCCGCAGGTCGGGGGGGAAGGTTAGCTAACAAACCCACCCGGGTGGTCGGAGAGTACCGCGACAGTCGTCGTGGAGATGAGATATGACTACCCTCGGAGATTTCCCACGGCGATGACCGCCTGCCCCTCTCCGACCACCAATCGCCCCGACCACTCGGGGCGACCTGGTAGAATCAGCTGAAGACACGTCCGTCGGAGTGGTTTCTATCGCGTCATCATAATCCCGCGCCGATACGTTCTGGCTGTCTGTGTCCGACATTGTACGCTCCCTATAGGGAAAGGGAGTTTGGGTTTAGGTCAACGGGCCCAACCATGAAGGGACTAAACGCTACAGTAAGAGAAATCGgtaccaaaaaaattatatatatataataatgcgCCGGGGAACTGGGGGTAGGGACCGTGAATATCTAAAGGAGCGAAAGAAACCGACGTTTACCTGTCGCGTGTGGATCGCAGTTGAAACAGTTCGCCCACTTCGGGTTTTGGTTTCGACGACTCAGATGGTCGGGAGGCTCTGATAGGAAAACCTAAGGAGAAACGTGTGCCCTTGAACGATCGCGCGGGCGCCGTATATATAGGCCGCCGCGGAAGTTGAAACGGCCTCCTATAATGATGAGGTGAGCATCTCAAGAAATGACAGCGTGTCGACACGTGTACGGTCCGAGCTCTCCCCGCGACGGTTCAAAGCACTGGGCCGGGCCCACGGAAATAGCGGGCCGCCTTTTTGCTACGCCATCAGCCGCCCCGCTAGGGGGGGCTACATGATAGGGGCAATACTCATAGGATTACGGTAGACCCGAGCAGCCGAGCACCCGCCGAACTCTTTAAACTACCCGACCTCCCGAGCTGACTTACCTGACTCCCCCGACCTGCACCAGTAATGCCGGACCTGCGGGTAACGAACACGTGTACGGTCAGGCCTAGGCTCGAAGGACGACAGTGCATGCCTACCACGTGTGCGTCATGCCGGAAGCCCGGAACCCTTTGCTCGACGCTCCCTATAAATACCTGCATTTATGGAGGAGAGAGGACTTTTGACCCACGCTCACAAGACGAGAGGACCCATTCCCGGCCTAGCTTCTTCTCCCGAGCTCCTTTCCCGTGTATTACCTGAATCTATACGATTATATTATCATCCTCCCGTATTAACcacatcaaataataataataataataataataataataataataataacaacgtatagcttattttttaaaaatcaattaaaacatACTATGATattaactggaaaaaaaaaaaaaaaagtaagagtAATGGTACGGTACACAAATTCTTTAGTACAAGatgtaaaagtaataataacttgatgattacaaatatataatttcaaattatatattgtcTGGATCGGACCAAATA is a window of Ipomoea triloba cultivar NCNSP0323 chromosome 11, ASM357664v1 DNA encoding:
- the LOC115995632 gene encoding uncharacterized protein LOC115995632, producing MIAQNVLWLSHTTNDLFCRAKAAENVVRKEVIPLKESLAAKDKELGEKVQALEGRVAQAEHEVEAAKLEAAELNECMSSYANLTGFLCCNPQEADAYFRAFIHNEVGEGLAWRYGEWAYAKGRYEMQREIHEALEESINENDLATIMGVIPDQVPAPGPMPYADPAPGAEAPAPTKG